The DNA segment GATGCATCAAAGAGACTGCTTCATCAGTTTACTGCTGCTCTTCGTGGTTGCCAGCAGATGTTCCAAGCATGCTCTTCTATTAGTATGTTGACAAGCACAGATGgatcttctctattaaatgaTTTGTTATCACTAGGTATGAGCTGAGTAACTGAATTCTCTCACTAGTTTCTCAGTGCACCCATATGTGACTCTTTTGATCTTCAATATCATTTCCGTTGGTCTGGTTGCTTATTACATTGTTTCAATTACATTTATTGTGTAATGTGAGGTTGCATGTGTTAACTGTTTACAGGCAAAGGGCTACCACATGTTTCTTCTATTCTGGACCACTTCAGAGATGCATTTGATTGGTCAGAAGCAGACAGGAATGGTCGGATCATACCTCATGAAGGTTGTGATCCTCAATATGATGCTGCTTGCATTGCAATTGAGGAGATTGAATCCAGTCTTCAAAAATACCTGAAGGAACAAAGAAAGCTATTGAGTGATTCATCGGTAGTGCATGTCATGCTTTTCAAAGTTTACATAGTTTAATACTCATTGGCAATTTTTAATAACTAGTGAGCAACGGTGCAGGTAAAATATGTAGATGTTGGAAAGGATACGTACCTCCTTGAAGTGTCTGAGAACCTGCGAGGTTCTGTTCCCCAGAACTATGAGTTGCAGTCTACAAAAAAGGTAATGAAAAGGTGTTTTCCTGTACTTGTGCCTAGCCTTTCAGCctgtccattttttttgtttatttattttctttagttGGATGACTTGCttgatatttttgtttcttccaAAAACTGATTTGCAAACTCTTTTATCAATGCTGATTAAATTCTGAAACAAGGAGTTTACATCAATCATGAATGATTTGTCTGAATGAAAGTGATCTAATGAACTCAGAATTTTAATGAAGTCCATTTATCTCCTATTGCCGTCTGATCTTCTTGCCAGCATGGTTTGTTTTAAGATACAATGACCGTCTGGATATGAAGCCTGAGTGTTTACATTTATGCtacttttcttttatctttcttTCAGTTTTTGTTATATCCAGTATCGATGTATAGTGGGTTGTCTTGTAGTCACCTTACACTAAAGTACTAGTTCATTTATCTTACTTTGCCTGAAGACATAGTGACAATGTATTGTATAGACCTATAGATGTTTAACTCAAACTGGCATTATCCATTAAGAATTGAAGTTCTAATATAATTTCAATTGCCTCCAGGGTTTCTATCGGTACTGGACGCCAGAAGTAAAAGAATTAATATCAGAACTTTCTAAGGCTGAGGCAGAGAAAGAGGCAAAATTGAAATGCATTCTTCAGAATCTGATTCAACTCTTTGTTGAGCATCACAGCAAGTGGAGACAATTGGTTTCTGTAGTTGCTGGTAACTCTTCATCTAATGTTATTTTATTTCTGTAACCAATTGTAGTTTTAACTTAGATGAGCAGTACTCTGTGCCACTCTTCTAATTCTCTGTTGTCTGACTGCTACCTATCCTTTTCACTTTACTCTGATCtgccatcttatttgaaaagagATATTGAAGATGCTGGTActgtatttgaaaaaaaaaaactagctgcTAGGTAGCAATGATGATATCAATTTCTAAGGACATGCTTAGTACAAAAAAGATTACTTTGTAATTCAACTGATAACATGATGAGTATGAAAATAGCAATAGTGATGTTTACAAGAGTTTACACATGATTGTATTGATTATTTGATTGGTTCTTGAGGAGTAAGATTAGTAGATAACTGTGACTTGTAATGTGATGCATAGTTAAAAGTTCTTATCAATGGCCCACATTCACATGCATTATATTAGTGGGTCTCTAAATGCTACCTTTGGTTTTAACATGCAGAGCTTGATGTTTTGATTAGTCTTGCTATTGCCAGTGATTTTTTTGAGGGACCAACTTGCTGTCCAATTATCAAAGAATCATATGATCCAGATGATACTCCTACTCTCCATGCAAGAAATTTAGGGCACCCCACCCTCCGAAGTGATTCTTTAGGCAGTGGATCTTTTGTACCCAATGACATTAAGATGGGTGGGCCTGGAAATGCCAGCTTTATTGTTCTTACTGGCCCAAATATGGGTGGAAAATCAACTCTTTTGCGTCAAGTTTGTCTTACCATAATTTTGGCACAGGTAACCAATTTTATTATCCATCAACATTGCTTCCTCACACGCAgctcaatttttattttttatttttgcttccTCACACTTCAGAATTACTTCAAATTTGTTTGGCAGATTGGAGCAAATGTTCCTGCTGAAAGCTTTGAACTTTCTCTTGTTGACCGTATGTTTGTTCGAATGGGAGCAAGGGATCATATTATGGCTGGGCAAAGTACGTTCTTAGTGGAGCTCATGGAAACTGCTTCTGTGCTTGTAAGTTTCTCCTCCCTGATATGAATGGCAAACATTAATTTTCATGTTCACTGATCTAATATTTTGTGTGCCACTTTTTCTTCAGTCATCAGCAACCAAGAATTCTCTTGTGGCTTTAGATGAGCTTGGGCGCGGTACATCAACCTCTGATGGACAAGCTATTGCGTATGTTGATTTAAAAGATCATAGCATTGAGTTATTATGTACTAAGATATCTCATTAGTCTTGTTGCTGTGTTTTATGCTCCCTATGAGAATATTAATTGAGTTTATTAATTTGCTCAGGGCATCTGTTCTAGAATATCTAGTTCATCATGTGCAGTGCCTAGGCTTATTTTCAACACACTACCATAGGTTAGCAGCAGAAAATAAGGATAGCAAGGTAATTGATTCATATCTTGTACCCTGAATAGACATTATTTATGCACTGAATTGTGGAACTGAATATCGCACATCTCAGGTATCACTCTGCCATATGGCATGTGAGATAAGCAAGGGAGAAGGAGGTTTGGAAGAAGTTACTTTCCTCTACAAGTTAACGCCTGGTTCATGCCCCAAAAGCTATGGTGTAAATGTTGCTCGATTGGCAGGTTATTTCCAAGCTAATATTTTGGCTACGGCTTTTACTCAAAATTCTCTAGCAAATCTAATTGGGGAACAGGTGCCAAATACTCAAACTTGTATCTTGATATCCAGGAATACCTGCATCAGTGCTTCAAAGGGCTAATGAGAAGTCAAGTGACTTCGAGGCCAGTTACGGGAAGCGACCCGGTATAACAAAGAATAAGCCCAGCTGTGCACAGGAGGATAAATTTGCCGCCATCAAGGATCTGTTCCGCGTCGTGAAGGCAATGCATCATCGGGAGGATCATGCATCAAGTTTAGGCATGCTCCATGAAGTGCAGAAGCGTGCTAAGGTGCAGGTCATTGGAGAATAAGCAATTGCTTTGCCCATCAATTTAATCGAGGGCTGCCCCATTTTTGCCACCTTGGTGACCTTTTTTTCTGGATTGGCTTCATTTTGAGAGTGCTGTGTTGTGGGCTTAATGCACTCATTGAGGAATCTTCAAGGTTCTTGAATCTGCtgctactgtttttttttccaagttcAAATGAAGAAGTGAAGAACTGGGTCTGGATACATGGATTGCCCATGTAAATGTTCCTTGCAACATTTCTCCGCACTCTCTACTGCAGCCCCAAGGATGATCACCAGGTGGGTGTTTAGCTATGTAGTGACTACTGACCGAGTGCATGACTATAAGAGGGAAGAAATGCTTGGTAGATGGTTGCAATGTTTGGTAATTGTAAACTGAGCTCTGCCAGTATTTTCCCACTTTGTAACTACATGGTAGATGGCTGCAATGTTTGGTACATCAACCGTGCAAATTTTACTGGAAATTACTGGTTCTTGTCAGCTCATTTATATTTTTGCTCCTGCATTCTCCCTTTTAAAGTGGAGAAATGTTCATATATTTCTGTCTTTTCTTGACTTTAATCTGTCTGCAAGTTTCGTCCTTTTGTAGCTCCTGTATTGGTTAAatatgtcttctttttttttttaacttaaccATTGGATAAAGATAACAAGAAGCCAAGCAAATGCAATAGTTTTGGCAGGATGAACAAGATCACCCCTGAAACTTCTCAGAAGTAACATCCATCCATAAAGAATAACTCAATGGGAGTTTTGGGTCTTTATTTCTCTGTACCAACTCAATAGGCTGAGTAGCAACAAAGAATAATAAAACCACAGAAGCTCAAAAGTGCAAAGATGAGCTCTGTGCGCCATCACTTCGGCTACAATATTACTGCAAATGCAAAAGGAGCTAAACCTGCAATATATCATCTAATCGAGAACCCTCATCTCATGCATCAGCTTTCTTTAGCTTGGCTTCCTCTCTGTCTATCTCTTCAAGTGCGCTCCAAAGCTTGGGGTcttcataatccttgatgatcAACGTGGCTCCTGCATCCAGTAGGGACTTCTCTGGGTTCCTTGTTGCCACAGCAACAACAGGAATTCCAGCAGCAACGCCTGCACGTGTGCCTGAAGCAGAATCCTGCAACAAAAGCACACATTTTTCAACTGCAAATAAAACCAGATGACAAGTTTGTAACAGATGCAAATGAAGAAGAAGTGGTTTACCTCAAAGATGAAGGTGTGGTCCGCAGACACCTGAAGCTCCTTGAGAGCCTTCAGGTAGGGGAATGGGGCGGGTTTCGGCTTCTCACATTCGCCTCCAACGATGACGGCCTGGAAGAAATCTGTGAGGCCAAGAAGGGAGATCATGAGCTCGGAATTAATCCTGGGGGCATTGGTTACAGCCGCACGCTTGTATCCATGATCTTTGACCCACTGAACCACTTTAGCAAGGCCCTTTACAGGTTCCAAACGCTCCTTTGCCAAACTGcaaaagttaaaaattataaatattcaGTCTGGGAAAATATACTGATTCAGTAATGTTAACAACGGTTGGTAGTTACCGTTTCTCACCACCCAAAAGAAAACACCCTTAATACAACTGTGGAGTATACTGAAACTAGACACAATAGATGTTGTCATTAACTGCAGTGTACCTTCTGTATTTAGCTTCCTTGTCCTCGAGGAATTTCAGCCCCTTCTCAAGGGGCCAATCAGGGAACAAATTCTGAGCAGCTTCAACATCACTCCTTCCAGCAATATTGTTTATGAAAAACTCCTCGTCTATCGGCACACCGTTGTTATACCCAATCTGTAAAAAGACATCTTCTCAATTAGCTTTCTACAAAAGTTAATGGAAAACAAGAAGTATAAGAATTCCATACCTCAAGAAGCATTTCTTGGAAGGCCACATGATGAAGAGGATCTGAGTCGCACAAGGTCCCATCAATGTCGAACAGAACTGCCTCAATTGG comes from the Oryza glaberrima chromosome 9, OglaRS2, whole genome shotgun sequence genome and includes:
- the LOC127785418 gene encoding haloacid dehalogenase-like hydrolase domain-containing protein Sgpp isoform X2 gives rise to the protein MLLEIGYNNGVPIDEEFFINNIAGRSDVEAAQNLFPDWPLEKGLKFLEDKEAKYRSLAKERLEPVKGLAKVVQWVKDHGYKRAAVTNAPRINSELMISLLGLTDFFQAVIVGGECEKPKPAPFPYLKALKELQVSADHTFIFEDSASGTRAGVAAGIPVVAVATRNPEKSLLDAGATLIIKDYEDPKLWSALEEIDREEAKLKKADA
- the LOC127785418 gene encoding haloacid dehalogenase-like hydrolase domain-containing protein Sgpp isoform X1; this translates as MAAATPNGIPASRPLASSVPIEAVLFDIDGTLCDSDPLHHVAFQEMLLEIGYNNGVPIDEEFFINNIAGRSDVEAAQNLFPDWPLEKGLKFLEDKEAKYRSLAKERLEPVKGLAKVVQWVKDHGYKRAAVTNAPRINSELMISLLGLTDFFQAVIVGGECEKPKPAPFPYLKALKELQVSADHTFIFEDSASGTRAGVAAGIPVVAVATRNPEKSLLDAGATLIIKDYEDPKLWSALEEIDREEAKLKKADA